Proteins from a genomic interval of Treponema brennaborense DSM 12168:
- a CDS encoding 6-hydroxymethylpterin diphosphokinase MptE-like protein, translated as MKPLSYRSVDTAQNGQPVPVFADGKTMYSRYDPERDARIFAEGIPESAGCVLVCGLGSALHVSALRRKLPRSKIIVIEASAADIDFLKAHADLSAVFADGDTVLCTPERIERTILETYIPVLHGDFLLAPLRAWADFHPNILSAVKEHVRSAIEKIAADTSTQARFGKIWHRNILQNLLTADTLNCGVIPPIAADKKALITGAGPTLDRTWHIMERNRQRFYVIAADTALAALARRHIAPDAVVTVDGSCVSAGHFYGKLPPETLVIADLCACPAAVRRAVRCGCPILFTGNGHPLGTLASGYFARNGSAPLPELETGAGTVTAAALDFAVKAGFRDVSVLGADFGYTEGKPYAKGTYLDDIYNRCSRRTLPQEQQFTELMYRSPVYRTSASILTTGTMHAYRTAFSAYVQAVRGVRIEWNGTEHYEEPADTDSATKAEHGYDMVPRPYRGREFAVWYTELLRRNDPAAITSVLPLAAWYRTKLDYKNDIFSLLKLAYTQTLRYTESHYGT; from the coding sequence ATGAAACCGCTTTCATATCGCAGCGTCGACACTGCCCAAAACGGACAGCCCGTGCCGGTTTTTGCGGACGGCAAAACGATGTATTCCCGATACGATCCGGAGCGGGACGCCCGCATTTTTGCCGAAGGGATTCCCGAATCCGCCGGCTGCGTTCTCGTCTGCGGACTCGGCAGCGCACTGCACGTAAGCGCACTGCGGCGAAAGCTGCCTCGATCAAAAATCATCGTCATTGAAGCGTCCGCTGCGGATATCGATTTTCTGAAGGCACACGCCGATTTGTCCGCCGTATTCGCCGACGGCGATACGGTGCTCTGCACGCCGGAACGCATCGAACGGACGATACTCGAAACGTATATTCCCGTGCTGCACGGAGATTTTCTGCTGGCGCCGCTGCGGGCGTGGGCGGATTTTCATCCGAATATCTTATCCGCCGTAAAAGAGCACGTCCGTTCCGCAATCGAAAAAATCGCGGCGGACACGTCGACGCAAGCACGCTTCGGCAAGATCTGGCATCGGAATATTCTGCAGAACTTACTGACGGCAGACACGCTGAACTGCGGCGTAATTCCGCCGATCGCTGCGGACAAAAAAGCACTGATAACGGGCGCGGGGCCGACGCTCGACCGCACCTGGCACATCATGGAGCGGAACAGACAACGTTTTTACGTCATCGCCGCCGATACGGCGCTGGCTGCCCTCGCCCGCAGGCACATCGCGCCGGACGCGGTGGTTACCGTCGACGGCAGCTGCGTTTCCGCCGGACACTTTTACGGAAAACTGCCGCCCGAAACGCTGGTGATCGCCGACTTGTGCGCCTGCCCCGCCGCCGTCCGCCGCGCCGTACGCTGCGGCTGTCCGATACTGTTTACCGGAAACGGACATCCGCTCGGCACGCTGGCTTCCGGATATTTTGCCCGGAACGGATCCGCGCCGCTTCCGGAACTTGAAACGGGAGCAGGTACGGTTACCGCCGCGGCGCTCGATTTTGCCGTAAAAGCCGGCTTTCGCGACGTTTCCGTATTGGGCGCGGATTTCGGCTATACGGAAGGCAAACCGTACGCAAAGGGAACGTATCTCGACGATATATACAACCGCTGTTCCCGGCGAACGCTGCCGCAGGAACAGCAATTCACCGAACTCATGTACCGTTCGCCCGTATACCGAACGTCCGCCAGTATTCTTACGACCGGAACGATGCACGCCTACCGCACGGCGTTCAGCGCGTACGTGCAGGCGGTACGCGGCGTCCGCATAGAATGGAACGGAACGGAGCATTATGAGGAACCCGCGGACACGGATTCGGCCACGAAGGCGGAACACGGATACGATATGGTTCCCCGTCCGTACCGCGGCCGGGAATTCGCCGTCTGGTATACGGAACTGCTTCGCCGAAACGATCCGGCAGCGATTACTTCCGTGCTGCCGCTCGCCGCCTGGTATCGAACGAAATTAGACTACAAAAATGATATTTTTTCATTGTTGAAACTTGCATACACGCAAACACTACGCTATACTGAGAGTCACTATGGAACGTAA
- a CDS encoding 6-hydroxymethylpterin diphosphokinase MptE-like protein: MNDTVFDTAKNGMRSCTVRGVRLHSAYDPQKEADRFVAGLQPDFAPAAIIVTEPALSYCTRPLKERFPAAKIGAVRFSTAFTQSDAEWDFIIPAGQTANNLLSVLDETELVSTLFLSWEPSQRAFPERYAAVRKEIGAAIETARDVLGTRAYFAERWMKNACRFCLSVRRTALIAAGDAPVVVAASGPSLEASLPYIRRLRQSIFLIAVSSAYGPLVAAEIRPDVCISTDGGYWAKKHIERCAVPFAVSAESAVPETLLERELCIPLYYGDAPEAELLRACGIPAIGARRNGTVSGTAAELALALTSGPVFACGLDLASGKGVQHARPNALEAGNAARDYRLNPAQTRLYPSEFESGSLAVYRGWFAARDGDFKNRFFRLTADTAGTYGDTAGASADAGTPGAFSSAGSMLGSIRTLNWNDAIDRFLSGESAGRTKPSIRTVRKIPDQRKRYEILKTFFSDGRPESLPETWLSALAPAEFALWKRNRESHRASSALEEKIRLRLQRIRHVIERRRPQ, encoded by the coding sequence ATGAACGATACCGTATTCGACACGGCAAAAAACGGTATGCGCTCCTGCACGGTGCGCGGCGTCAGATTACATTCGGCCTACGACCCGCAAAAAGAAGCGGATCGTTTTGTTGCCGGTTTACAGCCTGATTTCGCCCCGGCGGCAATAATCGTAACGGAACCCGCCCTTTCCTACTGCACCCGGCCGCTCAAAGAGCGATTTCCGGCAGCGAAAATCGGAGCCGTCAGATTCAGCACGGCGTTTACGCAATCGGACGCGGAATGGGATTTTATCATTCCGGCCGGACAAACGGCGAACAATCTTCTTTCCGTACTGGATGAAACGGAACTCGTTTCCACCTTATTTCTCTCATGGGAACCGTCGCAGCGCGCTTTTCCCGAACGATACGCCGCCGTACGCAAAGAAATCGGTGCGGCGATAGAGACGGCGCGGGACGTGCTGGGAACACGTGCGTACTTTGCCGAGCGGTGGATGAAAAACGCGTGCCGATTCTGCCTTTCAGTGCGGCGAACGGCACTCATAGCCGCGGGAGACGCACCCGTCGTCGTAGCCGCCTCGGGCCCTTCGCTTGAAGCTTCACTGCCGTATATACGCCGCTTGCGACAAAGCATATTTCTCATAGCCGTATCTTCGGCGTACGGGCCGCTCGTCGCGGCGGAAATACGACCGGACGTCTGTATTTCAACGGACGGCGGTTATTGGGCAAAAAAACATATCGAACGCTGCGCCGTGCCGTTCGCCGTTTCGGCGGAGAGCGCGGTTCCCGAAACGCTTTTGGAACGGGAACTCTGCATTCCGTTATACTACGGAGACGCGCCGGAAGCGGAATTGCTGCGCGCGTGCGGAATACCGGCGATCGGCGCCCGGCGGAATGGAACGGTCAGCGGAACGGCGGCGGAACTGGCACTCGCGCTGACCAGCGGGCCGGTTTTTGCCTGCGGACTAGATCTTGCCTCCGGCAAAGGCGTTCAGCACGCGCGCCCGAACGCACTGGAAGCGGGAAACGCAGCCCGCGATTACCGATTGAACCCCGCCCAAACTCGGCTGTATCCTTCGGAATTTGAAAGCGGCTCGCTCGCCGTATACCGCGGCTGGTTCGCCGCTCGGGACGGCGACTTCAAAAACCGTTTTTTCAGACTCACCGCCGACACTGCCGGCACGTACGGTGATACTGCCGGCGCGTCCGCTGATGCCGGCACGCCGGGCGCATTTTCCTCTGCCGGAAGCATGCTCGGCAGCATACGGACACTGAACTGGAACGACGCAATCGATCGTTTTTTATCCGGTGAATCCGCGGGACGAACGAAACCTTCGATACGCACCGTTCGCAAAATACCCGATCAGCGAAAACGATACGAAATACTGAAAACGTTTTTTTCGGACGGAAGGCCCGAATCGCTGCCGGAAACGTGGCTGTCCGCGCTCGCACCGGCGGAATTCGCGTTGTGGAAACGCAACAGGGAATCACACCGCGCATCTTCCGCCCTTGAAGAAAAAATACGGCTCCGCCTGCAGCGTATACGACACGTTATCGAACGTCGGAGACCGCAATGA